The Crocosphaera subtropica ATCC 51142 genome includes a window with the following:
- the bchB gene encoding ferredoxin:protochlorophyllide reductase (ATP-dependent) subunit B — protein sequence MKLAYWMYAGPAHIGTLRIASSFKNVHAIMHAPLGDDYFNVMRSMLERERDFTPVTASIVDRNVLARGSQEKVVNNIVRKDGEERPDLIVLTPTCTSSILQEDLANFVERAQMDAQGDVLLADVNHYRYNELQAADRTLHQIVKFYLEKARKKEQLPQGKTENPSVNIIGISTLGFHNQHDCRELKQLMKDLGIEVNEVIPDGASVHNLKNLPKAWFNLVPYRELGLTTAQYLEEEFNLPYVDITPMGVVETARCIRKIQQIINEQGTNVDYEEYINNQTLYVSQAAWFSRSIDCQNLTGKKAVVFGDNTHAAAITKILAREMGIHVVLAGTYCKYDADWFKEQVSEYCDEVLISDDNGEIGDAIARIEPSAIFGTQMERHVGKRLDIPCGVIAAPIHIQNFPIGYKPFCGYEGTNQIADLVYNSFTLGMEDHLLEIFGGHDTKEVITKGISADSDLNWNKEAQAELNKVPGFVRGKVKRNTEKFARERGFSEISLEVMYAAKEAVGA from the coding sequence ATGAAACTGGCTTATTGGATGTATGCTGGCCCTGCACACATTGGCACTCTACGCATCGCTAGTTCTTTCAAAAACGTCCACGCCATCATGCACGCACCTCTGGGGGATGATTATTTTAATGTCATGCGATCGATGTTAGAAAGAGAAAGAGACTTTACCCCTGTGACTGCCAGTATTGTTGATCGCAATGTTTTGGCGCGGGGTTCTCAAGAAAAGGTAGTTAACAATATTGTTCGTAAGGATGGGGAAGAACGCCCGGATCTCATCGTCTTGACCCCCACTTGTACCTCTAGCATTTTACAGGAAGATTTAGCCAATTTCGTAGAACGGGCCCAAATGGATGCACAAGGGGATGTCTTATTAGCGGATGTCAACCATTATCGGTACAATGAGTTACAAGCTGCGGATAGAACTTTACACCAAATTGTTAAATTTTACCTGGAAAAAGCCCGTAAAAAAGAACAATTACCCCAAGGAAAAACGGAGAATCCTTCTGTTAATATTATCGGCATTTCTACTCTTGGTTTTCATAATCAGCATGACTGTAGAGAATTGAAACAATTAATGAAAGATTTGGGAATTGAAGTTAATGAAGTCATTCCCGATGGTGCTTCAGTTCACAACTTAAAGAACCTACCGAAAGCATGGTTTAATTTAGTTCCTTATCGGGAGTTAGGGTTAACAACGGCTCAATATTTAGAGGAAGAATTTAACTTACCTTATGTGGATATTACCCCGATGGGAGTGGTAGAAACTGCCCGATGTATTCGTAAAATTCAACAGATTATTAATGAGCAAGGGACGAATGTTGATTATGAAGAATATATTAACAATCAAACCTTATATGTGTCTCAAGCTGCTTGGTTTTCTCGTTCCATTGACTGTCAAAATTTAACCGGTAAAAAAGCCGTTGTTTTTGGAGATAATACCCATGCTGCTGCTATCACTAAAATATTAGCACGGGAGATGGGAATTCATGTGGTTTTAGCCGGCACTTATTGTAAATATGATGCAGACTGGTTCAAAGAACAAGTCAGTGAATATTGCGATGAAGTGTTAATTAGTGATGATAATGGAGAAATTGGAGATGCGATCGCACGGATCGAACCTTCTGCTATTTTTGGCACACAAATGGAGCGTCATGTGGGTAAAAGATTAGACATCCCTTGTGGTGTTATTGCTGCCCCTATTCACATTCAAAACTTCCCCATTGGTTATAAACCTTTCTGTGGTTATGAAGGCACAAATCAGATTGCAGATTTAGTGTATAATTCCTTTACTTTGGGTATGGAAGATCATCTTTTAGAAATCTTTGGAGGTCATGATACTAAAGAAGTCATTACTAAAGGAATTTCGGCTGATTCTGACTTGAATTGGAACAAAGAAGCACAAGCAGAATTGAATAAAGTTCCTGGTTTTGTTCGGGGTAAAGTGAAGCGAAACACCGAAAAATTTGCCCGTGAAAGGGGATTTTCGGAGATTAGTTTAGAAGTCATGTATGCAGCTAAAGAAGCAGTCGGTGCCTAG
- a CDS encoding type II toxin-antitoxin system HicA family toxin, with product MPKKIRELKKILHKAGFTYRQGKGSHKVWSHSLLPDEPIIIAGKDGDDAKRYLEQQINQRLKKLENLS from the coding sequence ATGCCAAAGAAAATAAGAGAATTAAAAAAAATATTACATAAAGCAGGGTTTACTTATCGGCAAGGAAAAGGTAGTCATAAAGTATGGAGTCATTCTCTTTTACCTGATGAACCTATTATAATAGCAGGTAAAGATGGAGATGACGCAAAACGATACTTAGAACAACAAATTAATCAAAGATTGAAAAAACTGGAGAATTTATCATGA
- a CDS encoding type II toxin-antitoxin system HicB family antitoxin, with protein sequence MNIPYSMIIQWSSEDECYLVHLPDFPFQQFHTHGETYEEAAKHGQEAIESLIEWYQAEGKQLPTPKTVINLAA encoded by the coding sequence ATGAATATTCCTTATAGTATGATTATACAATGGTCTAGCGAAGATGAGTGTTATTTAGTTCATTTACCAGACTTTCCTTTTCAACAGTTTCATACTCACGGAGAGACTTATGAGGAAGCAGCAAAACATGGTCAAGAAGCAATAGAAAGCTTAATTGAATGGTATCAAGCAGAGGGAAAACAACTACCAACGCCTAAGACAGTGATTAATTTAGCAGCATAA
- the ftsH gene encoding ATP-dependent zinc metalloprotease FtsH yields the protein MGWGKLITSGLFLQLLLIAGPGWGQEEKEQYSYSELLNDINAGKVTEVEIDPRLQKATVSFKNQEKTEEVALLKQNPELINSLKANDVKIDYSPSPDNSAMVRLMLQIPLLLLILFVVIAIVRRSANVSGQAMSFSKSRARFQMEAKTGISFTDVAGIDEAKEELQEVVTFLKEPEKFTAIGAKIPKGVLLIGPPGTGKTLLAKAVAGEAGVPFFSISGSEFVEMFVGVGASRVRDLFKKAKENAPCLIFIDEIDAVGRQRGVGYGGGNDEREQTLNQLLTEMDGFEGNTGIIVIAATNRPDVLDKALMRPGRFDRQVMVDYPDFKGRQGILEVHARDKKIDSEVSLEAVARRTPGFTGADLSNLLNEAAIFTARRRKEAITMTEINDAIDRVVAGMEGTPLVDSKSKRLIAYHEIGHALVASMMTGHDPVEKVTLIPRGQAKGLTWFTPDEDSGLVTRNQLLARIAGLLGGRSAEEVIFGDDEVTTGAGNDIEKVTYLARQMVTRFGMSELGLLALEEDDQDNYAAFDEIATKVDTQVNLIVEKCHEKAQTIIRENRAMVDQLVEILIDQETIEGDEFRQLVEKFKQPIDSGPELCKSV from the coding sequence ATGGGATGGGGGAAATTAATAACCAGCGGACTCTTCTTACAATTGTTATTAATAGCCGGCCCTGGTTGGGGACAAGAGGAAAAAGAACAATATAGTTATAGTGAACTGCTCAATGATATTAATGCAGGAAAAGTAACGGAGGTTGAAATCGATCCCAGACTACAAAAAGCGACAGTTAGCTTTAAAAATCAAGAAAAAACCGAAGAAGTTGCCTTATTAAAACAAAATCCCGAACTCATTAACAGCCTCAAAGCCAACGATGTCAAGATAGATTATAGTCCTTCTCCCGATAACTCAGCAATGGTTCGGTTAATGCTACAAATCCCTTTATTATTGCTGATTTTATTCGTTGTGATTGCCATTGTTCGCCGTTCGGCTAATGTTTCAGGCCAAGCGATGAGTTTTAGTAAATCCCGTGCTAGGTTTCAGATGGAAGCAAAAACAGGGATTTCCTTCACAGATGTAGCTGGCATCGACGAAGCCAAAGAAGAACTGCAAGAAGTGGTAACCTTCCTCAAAGAACCCGAAAAATTTACCGCTATTGGGGCAAAAATTCCCAAAGGGGTGCTATTAATCGGTCCACCAGGAACGGGAAAAACCCTCCTTGCTAAAGCCGTAGCCGGAGAAGCTGGTGTACCCTTCTTTAGTATTTCGGGATCAGAATTTGTCGAAATGTTTGTTGGTGTTGGGGCTTCACGGGTGAGAGATTTATTTAAAAAAGCCAAAGAAAACGCCCCTTGTCTCATTTTTATCGATGAAATCGATGCGGTGGGTCGCCAGAGGGGTGTTGGCTACGGTGGAGGTAACGATGAACGAGAACAAACCCTCAACCAATTATTAACGGAAATGGATGGATTTGAGGGTAATACAGGTATCATTGTCATTGCGGCCACTAACCGTCCTGATGTCTTAGATAAAGCCTTAATGCGCCCTGGACGGTTTGATCGCCAAGTGATGGTAGATTACCCTGATTTTAAAGGTAGACAGGGAATTTTAGAAGTTCATGCCCGTGATAAAAAAATAGATAGCGAGGTATCCTTAGAAGCCGTTGCCCGACGAACCCCAGGGTTTACAGGGGCTGATCTCTCTAATTTACTCAATGAAGCAGCCATCTTTACCGCCAGACGACGGAAAGAAGCCATTACCATGACAGAGATTAATGATGCCATTGATCGGGTGGTTGCCGGGATGGAAGGAACCCCATTAGTCGATAGTAAGAGTAAGCGATTAATCGCCTATCATGAAATTGGCCATGCTTTAGTGGCCAGCATGATGACCGGCCATGATCCGGTTGAAAAAGTTACCCTAATTCCCAGAGGACAAGCGAAAGGATTAACCTGGTTTACCCCAGATGAAGATTCAGGGTTAGTGACTCGCAATCAACTGTTAGCCCGTATTGCTGGTTTACTAGGGGGAAGATCTGCTGAAGAAGTGATTTTTGGAGACGATGAAGTGACCACCGGTGCTGGTAATGACATCGAAAAGGTGACTTATTTGGCTAGACAGATGGTTACTCGTTTTGGGATGTCAGAATTAGGATTATTGGCTTTAGAAGAAGACGATCAGGATAATTATGCTGCTTTTGACGAAATTGCCACTAAAGTTGATACACAGGTTAATTTGATCGTAGAAAAATGTCATGAAAAAGCACAAACCATTATTCGAGAAAATCGGGCGATGGTGGATCAATTAGTAGAAATATTAATTGATCAAGAAACTATTGAAGGGGATGAGTTTCGTCAGTTGGTAGAGAAATTTAAGCAACCCATTGATTCAGGACCAGAACTGTGTAAGTCAGTTTAA
- a CDS encoding DUF2283 domain-containing protein, translated as MDNLKIYHDQQAKTLTIWFDDPQKEFLVDEVEENLSLIKDQQGNIIGIERLNYLGTKLDASKVEFVDF; from the coding sequence ATGGACAACTTAAAAATTTATCATGATCAACAAGCAAAAACATTAACCATTTGGTTTGACGATCCACAAAAAGAATTTTTAGTTGATGAAGTAGAAGAAAACTTATCTTTAATTAAAGATCAACAAGGAAATATTATTGGAATTGAAAGATTAAATTATTTAGGAACTAAACTAGATGCTTCAAAGGTTGAATTTGTTGATTTTTAA